In Nomascus leucogenys isolate Asia chromosome 6, Asia_NLE_v1, whole genome shotgun sequence, one DNA window encodes the following:
- the IGDCC3 gene encoding immunoglobulin superfamily DCC subclass member 3: MPDSLIHPRWCERAMSDFHVHPQATVGEEGGVARFQCQIHGLPKPLITWEKNRVPIDTDNERYTLLPKGVLQITGLRTEDSGIFHCVASNIASIRISHGARLTVSGSGSGAYKEPAILVGPENLTLTVHQTAVLECVATGNPRPIVSWSRLDGRPIGVEGIQVLGTGNLIISDVTVQHSGVYVCAANRPGTRVRRTAQGRLVVQAPAEFVQHPQSISRPAGTTAMFTCQAQGEPPPHVTWLKNGQVLGPGGHVRLKNNNSTLTISGIGPEDEAIYQCVAENSAGSSQASARLTVLWAEGLPGPPRNVRAVSVSSTEVRVSWSEPLANTKEIIGYVLHIRKAADPPELEYQEAVSKSTFQHLVSDLEPSTAYSFYIKAYTPRGASSASVPTLASTLGEAPAPPPLSVRVLGSSSLQLLWEPWPRLAQHEGGFKLFYRPASKTSFTGPILLPGTVSSYNLSQLDPTTVYEVKLLAYNQHGDGNATVRFVSLRGASERTALSPPCDCRKEEAANQTSTTGIVIGIHIGVTCIIFCVLFLLFGQRGRVLLCKDVENQLSPPQGPRSQRDPGILALNGARRGERGQLGQDEKRVDMKELEQLFPRAGAAGQPDPRPTDPAAPAPFEETQLSVLPLQGCGLMEGKTTEATAPCAGLAAAPPPPDGGPGLLSEGQASRPAAARVTQPAHLEQ, translated from the exons CCATGTCGGACTTCCACGTGCATCCCCAGGCCACCGTGGGTGAGGAGGGTGGTGTGGCCCGCTTCCAGTGCCAAATCCATGGGCTTCCCAAACCCCTGATCACTTGGGAGAAGAACAGAGTCCCAATTGACACGGACAATGAGAG GTACACATTGCTGCCCAAGGGGGTCCTGCAGATCACAGGACTTCGAACTGAGGACAGTGGCATCTTCCACTGTGTGGCCTCAAACATCGCCAGTATCCGGATCAGCCACGGGGCCAGGCTCACTGTGTCAG GCTCGGGCTCTGGGGCCTACAAGGAGCCGGCCATCCTCGTGGGGCCTGAGAACCTCACCCTGACAGTGCACCAGACCGCGGTGCTTGAGTGTGTCGCCACAGGCAACCCGCGCCCCATTGTGTCCTGGAGCCGCCTGG ATGGTCGCCCTATCGGGGTGGAGGGCATCCAGGTGCTGGGCACGGGAAACCTCATCATCTCAGACGTGACGGTCCAGCACTCTGGCGTCTACGTCTGTGCAGCCAACAGACCTGGCACCCGGGTGAGGAGAACGGCACAGGGCCGGCTGGTGGTGCAAG CCCCAGCTGAGTTTGTGCAGCATCCCCAGTCCATCTCCAGgccagctgggaccacagccatgtTCACCTGCCAAGCCcagggtgagccaccacctcATGTCACGTGGCTGAAAAATGGACAGGTGCTGGGGCCAGGAGGCCATGTCAGGCTCAAGAATAACAAcag CACACTGACCATTTCTGGAATCGGTCCTGAAGATGAAGCCATTTACCAGTGTGTGGCCGAGAACAGTGCGGGCTCATCACAGGCCAGTGCCAGGCTGACCGTACTGTGGGCTGAGGGGCTCCCCGGGCCTCCCCGCAATGTGCGGGCAGTCTCTGTGTCTTCCACTGAGGTGCGTGTGTCCTGGAGTGAGCCGCTGGCCAACACCAAGGAGATCATCGGCTACGTCCTGCACATCAGGAAGGCTGCTG ACCCACCGGAGCTGGAGTATCAGGAAGCAGTCAGCAAGAGCACCTTTCAGCACCTGGTCAGCGACCTGGAGCCCTCCACAGCCTACAGTTTCTACATCAAGGCCTACACACCAAGGGGGGCCAGCTCAGCCTCTGTGCCCACCCTAGCCAGCACTCTGGGTGAAG cccctgccccacccccactgtCAGTGCGAGTCCTGGGCAGCTCCTCCTTGCAGCTGCTGTGGGAGCCTTGGCCCCGGCTGGCCCAGCACGAGGGCGGCTTCAAGCTGTTTTACCGCCCAGCAAGCAAGACCTCCTTCACCGGCCCCATCCTGCTGCCTGGAACCGTCTCCTCCTACAACCTCAGCCAGCTCG ACCCCACTACAGTGTACGAGGTGAAGCTGCTCGCCTACAACCAGCATGGAGATGGCAATGCCACAGTCCGCTTTGTGTCTTTGAGGGGAGCATCTGAGAGGACAG CCTTGAGCCCACCATGTGACTGCCGGAAGGAGGAGGCCGCCAACCAGACGTCCACCACAGGCATCGTCATCGGCATCCACATCGGGGTCACTTGCATCATCTTCTGTGTCCTCTTCCTCCTGTTCGGCCAAAGGGGCAG GGTCCTCTTGTGTAAGGATGTGGAAAACCAGCTGTCCCCTCCACAGGGTCCCCGGAGCCAGAGGGACCCTGGCATTCTGGCCCTAAATGGGGCGAGACGGGGAGAGCGGGGCCAGCTGGGCCAAGACGAGAAACGTGTGGATATgaaggagctggagcagctgtTCCCCCGGGCCGGGGCAGCAGGGCAGCCGGATCCCAGACCCACA GATCCTGCAGCCCCCGCCCCGTTTGAGGAGACCCAGCTCTCCGTGCTGCCACTTCAGGGGTGCGGCCTGATGGAGGGGAAGACGACGGAGGCCACGGCCCCCTGTGCAGGCCTGGCGGCTGCCCCACCACCCCCAGATGGAGGCCCCGGCCTCCTCAGTGAAGGCCAGGCTTCCAGGCCTGCAGCAGCCCGGGTTACCCAGCCAGCTCACTTGGAACAGTAG